The following proteins are encoded in a genomic region of Nicotiana sylvestris chromosome 4, ASM39365v2, whole genome shotgun sequence:
- the LOC104237189 gene encoding protein DETOXIFICATION 27-like isoform X2, which yields MGSVKDNEENRQPLLAEATSADWLLSKNTVERVDEDDDKDLKTRVWIETKKLWHIVGPSIFSRIASYTMNIITQGFAGHLGEVELAAISISNTVIVGLNFGLLLGMASALETLCGQAFGAKKHHMLGIYMQRSWIVLFLCCFLLLPLYIFATPILRALGQPDDVAELSGVVALWFIPLHFSFAFQFPIQRFLQSQLKTAVLAWVSLAVLAIHTVVSWLFVYKLNLGIVGAAVALDISWWLLFIGLFWYTACGGCPETWSSFSTQAFSGLWEFIRLSAASGVMLCLENWYYRILMLMTGYLENATLALDALSICDYAGDQDDRRSTSGYVFMLAVWLRRILEELKFKQEKTTTIFCDNNSAIKLSKNPVLRGRSKHIDVKYYFLRDLNNEGIIELTYCRSEDQLADIFTKPLKLLSFQNLRRMLGLSTMEELKKLKIN from the exons ATGGGCAGCGTTAAAGATAACGAGGAAAACCGGCAACCGTTGCTGGCGGAGGCAACCTCCGCGGACTGGTTGCTGTCGAAAAATACAGTTGAAAGAGTTGATGAAGATGATGATAAAGATCTAAAAACAAGAGTATGGATCGAAACAAAGAAACTATGGCATATCGTTGGTCCATCCATCTTCAGCCGTATAGCCTCTTATACCATGAACATTATCACTCAAGGTTTTGCTGGACACCTTGGTGAAGTTGAACTCGCTGCCATCTCCATTTCTAACACTGTCATTGTTGGCCTCAACTTTGGCCTCCTT CTAGGAATGGCGAGTGCATTAGAGACGTTATGTGGACAAGCTTTTGGAGCAAAAAAACATCACATGTTAGGAATATACATGCAAAGATCATGGATCGTTCTATTTCTATGTTGCTTCCTATTGCTGCCGCTGTACATATTCGCCACCCCAATTTTGAGAGCGTTAGGCCAACCGGACGACGTGGCAGAACTATCAGGAGTGGTGGCGCTGTGGTTTATTCCGCTGCACTTCAGCTTTGCGTTTCAGTTTCCGATACAGAGGTTTTTGCAGAGCCAGCTGAAGACGGCGGTTCTCGCTTGGGTTTCACTGGCGGTGCTGGCGATTCACACGGTGGTTAGCTGGCTGTTCGTGTACAAACTGAATCTCGGAATAGTGGGAGCCGCCGTGGCACTGGATATATCGTGGTGGTTGTTGTTTATTGGGTTGTTTTGGTACACCGCATGTGGTGGATGTCCAGAAACGTGGAGTAGTTTCTCCACACAAGCATTTTCGGGACTTTGGGAATTCATTCGACTCTCTGCCGCTTCTGGCGTCATGCTTTG CTTGGAGAACTGGTACTATAGGATATTAATGTTGATGACAGGGTATTTGGAGAATGCAACGTTGGCTCTTGATGCGTTGTCCATTTG TGATTATGCAGGAGATCAAGACGACAGAAGGAGCACTTCAGGTTATGTTTTTATGTTAG CTGTTTGGTTAAGGAGAATTCTTGAAGAACTGAAATTCAAACAAGAAAAAACAACTACAATTTTCTGTGACAACAACTCTGCCATCAAGTTGTCAAAGAATCCGGTGCTACGTGGAAGAAGCAAACACATTGACGTGAAGTACTATTTCTTGCGAGATCTCAACAATGAAGGAATAATAGAGCTAACATATTGCCGGAGTGAAGACCAGTTGGCGGATATTTTCACTAAACCTCTCAAGttactttctttccaaaatttgagaagaatgCTGGGACTTAGCACCAtggaagaactcaagaaattgaagATAAACTGA
- the LOC104237188 gene encoding protein DETOXIFICATION 27-like: MLLLNRRMNSITGNEPLLHFKDRAEEEEEESKADNLVKRTCRESKKIWEIAGPSIFSRLAMFSLTVISQSFAGHLGNRDLAAISLATTFFIPITFGFLLGMASALETLCGQAYGAKQYHMLGVYLQRSWVVLFISSMIQLPLFVYAASILELLGQPEAVAELTGKVAILLIPMHLSFPFQFTLLRFLQCQLKTSVIAWVSGGTLALHVVLSWIFLYKLGFGIVGTALILDFSWWISVLGFLAYIVFGGCPHSWTGFSMQAFVGLWDFFKLAVASGVMLLLEHIYFRVLVIVSGYMNNTEVAVDALSICITIIGWESMIPLGLLAATGVRVANELGAGNGNHAKFATKVALLNTLALGILFWSIVMAFPDKLSMIFTSSTPVIRMVCGFAFLLATTILCNCIQPVLSGVAIGSGWQAHVAYVNLGSYYLVGVPLGIFFGWSLDFGLTGLWYGMITGTIVQTLILTIMTIRCQWTI, translated from the exons atgCTGTTACTCAATAGAAGAATGAATTCAATCACAGGAAATGAGCCCCTTTTACACTTCAAAGACagagcagaagaagaagaagaagaatcaaaAGCAGATAATTTAGTCAAAAGAACATGCCGAGAATCAAAGAAGATATGGGAAATAGCTGGACCTTCCATTTTCAGCCGATTGGCCATGTTTTCTCTCACAGTTATCAGTCAATCCTTCGCCGGCCACTTGGGTAACCGTGACCTCGCCGCCATTTCCCTTGCCACCACTTTCTTCATTCCCATTACTTTCGGCTTCTTG CTGGGAATGGCCAGTGCTCTGGAGACATTGTGTGGCCAGGCTTATGGGGCAAAGCAATACCATATGTTGGGCGTATACTTGCAACGTTCTTGGGTTGTGTTATTTATCAGCTCAATGATACAATTGCCTCTTTTTGTTTATGCCGCGTCTATATTGGAGCTACTGGGGCAGCCGGAAGCAGTGGCTGAATTGACTGGAAAAGTAGCAATTCTGCTAATCCCTATGCACTTGAGTTTCCCTTTTCAGTTCACTTTGTTAAGGTTCCTGCAGTGTCAGCTAAAAACATCGGTAATTGCTTGGGTTTCTGGCGGGACACTTGCTCTTCACGTGGTCTTGAGTTGGATTTTTCTATATAAATTGGGATTTGGAATTGTTGGGACTGCCCTCATTCTTGATTTCTCTTGGTGGATTTCTGTGTTGGGATTTCTTGCTTACATTGTCTTTGGTGGGTGCCCTCATTCTTGGACTGGTTTCTCTATGCAAGCGTTTGTTGGTCTTTGGGATTTCTTTAAGCTCGCTGTGGCTTCTGGGGTGATGCTATT GTTGGAGCATATTTATTTTAGAGTGCTAGTTATTGTGTCTGGGTACATGAACAATACTGAGGTTGCAGTTGATGCGCTCTCTATCTG TATTACAATCATCGGGTGGGAATCCATGATTCCACTAGGTCTTTTGGCGGCAACAGG GGTACGTGTTGCAAATGAGCTTGGAGCTGGAAATGGGAACCATGCAAAGTTTGCCACGAAAGTTGCATTGTTGAACACTTTAGCATTGGGCATTTTGTTTTGGTCAATAGTTATGGCCTTTCCTGATAAGCTTTCAATGATATTCACGTCAAGTACTCCTGTCATTAGAATGGTGTGTGGATTTGCATTTTTGTTGGCGACCACAATCCTTTGTAATTGCATTCAACCGGTTCTTTCAG GCGTAGCAATTGGATCTGGTTGGCAAGCACATGTGGCATATGTCAACTTAGGCAGCTATTATTTAGTAGGAGTGCCCCTCGGAATATTTTTTGGATGGTCACTAGATTTTGGATTAACG GGCTTATGGTATGGCATGATCACGGGGACTATAGTTCAAACATTGATATTAACGATTATGACCATCAGATGTCAATGGACCATATAA